A genomic segment from Montipora foliosa isolate CH-2021 chromosome 9, ASM3666993v2, whole genome shotgun sequence encodes:
- the LOC137972001 gene encoding rho guanine nucleotide exchange factor 39-like, translated as MSTVNGVGSPFRPKLHNAKKFLSLQISQTSQAISAEFNNMLRSQTNARKRKKVISEIFATEKTYQDHLHALTSLFLAPLQVACILPQSALNTIFSNIEAIQAVNRELLSHMETLGLGDAFLAMAPFIKLYSTYANNFAKAQAELQEWEKKSTEFSTFKKAQEMREECKGLNLGALLITPVQRVPRYKLLLESLLNKTPREHPDFEKLQEATVEINKVAHHINENIRQHENFQKMLSIQKALTGVGAPKILAPGRFYIKEGPLLKVCGRGSQERMFFLFSDILIYAKKNGSTDKEQSSFLCRRVLPLIDCELEQVLGGSTEAAETSDAGALFKITCKDKSLLLYSKSKMEAINWFTCIRDAISNLRTCRASLRRPKREENKLPKRPGTPLTRSAAKKARLGLGFLRQDSEMDCSNPPVCIKDSLYPMRNELLDKSYPTPPWSEGSKTKTRRPFIRATVLATPNIRSRCKETMINSPWIKFATNSGAPVNSDTKDLTVNRGASGSCESENTKSEDVERDTAGQSFVGKLSFKENAEVDLFSPEEAKKRCFRKKVEVPPCVQAVESPLRNAFDQVKHTQGKLTTTKYVVKDEDLVQSSTCAVM; from the exons ATGTCAACGGTTAATGGCGTCGGGAGTCCCTTTCGTCCAAAGC TGCACAATGCAAAAAAGTTCCTGTCTCTCCAAATTTCCCAAACAAGTCAGGCAATTTCAGCGGAATTCAATAACATGCTCCGCAGTCAAACCAATGCCAGGAAGAGAAAGAAAGTAATAAGTGAGATTTTTGCCACCGAGAAAACTTACCAAGACCACCTTCATGCTTTGACGTCA CTGTTTCTTGCTCCTCTGCAAGTTGCATGCATCCTTCCTCAAAGTGCATTGAACACAATCTTCTCAAACATTGAAGCAATCCAGGCAGTCAACAGAGAACTCTTGAGTCACATGGAAACTCTTGGTTTGGGGGATGCATTCTTAGCAATGGCACCGTTCATCAAACTTTACAGCACCTATGCCAATAACTTTGCAAAAGCACAAGCTGAGTTACAG GAGTGGGAGAAGAAAAGTACAGAGTTTTCAACTTTCAAGAAAGCACAAGAAATGCGAGAAGAATGCAAAGGATTAAATTTAGGTGCTCTTCTCATAACACCAGTTCAAAGAGTTCCGAG GTATAAGTTGTTACTTGAAAGCCTTTTGAACAAAACACCAAGGGAACATCcagattttgaaaaattacAAG aGGCCACTGTAGAAATTAACAAAGTCGCACATCACATCAACGAAAATATCAGACAGCATGAAAATTTCCAGAAAATGTTGTCAATCCAGAAAGCCTTGACTGGAGTGGGTGCTCCCAAAATTCTGGCTCCAG GACGGTTTTACATCAAAGAAGGACCTTTGTTGAAG GTTTGTGGCCGTGGATCTCAAGAAagaatgttctttttgttttcggaCATTCTTATTTACGCAAAGAAAAATGGTTCAACAGATAAAGAGCAAAG TTCGTTCTTGTGTCGTCGAGTTTTACCGCTGATCGATTGTGAATTGGAGCAAGTGTTGGGCGGCTCAACTGAAGCCGCAGAAACCTCTGACGCTGGAGCACTGTTCAAG ATAACTTGTAAAGACAAATCTCTCCTTTTGTATTCTAAGTCCAAAATGGAAGCGATTAATTGGTTCACCTGTATCAGGGATGCTATCAG CAATCTAAGAACTTGCAGAGCATCGTTACGAAGGCCTAAAAGAGAGGAGAATAAATTGCCAAAAAGGCCCGGGACCCCACTGACGAGATCTGCGGCAAAGAAGGCGCGCTTGGGACTGGGATTTTTAAGACAG GATTCGGAGATGGATTGCTCCAATCCTCCAGTTTGTATCAAAGATAGCCTCTATCCTATGCGTAATGAGCTGCTTGATAAATCATACCCCACACCACCCTGGTCAGAAGGGTCAAAAACGAAAACTAGGAGGCCATTCATAAGAGCTACAGTACTGGCTACGCCGAACATACGATCACGATGCAAAGAAACTATGATAAATTCTCCTTGGATCAAGTTTGCAACCAACTCAGGAGCACCTGTGAACTCAGATACAAAAGACCTGACCGTCAACAGAGGAGCTTCAGGTAGCTGCGAATCAGAAAATACGAAAAGTGAAGACGTGGAAAGAGATACCGCTGGACAAAGTTTTGTCGGGAAGCTGTCTTTCAAGGAGAATGCTGAAGTAGAC CTTTTTTCTCCAGAAGAGGCCAAGAAACGATGCTTTAGGAAAAAAGTGGAAGTACCCCCTTGCGTGCAGGCTGTTGAATCTCCTCTGAGGAA TGCCTTTGACCAAGTCAAGCACACTCAAGGCAAATTAACAACTACCAAGTATGTTGTCAAGGATGAAGATCTGGTACAGTCCAGCACTTGTGCGGTCATGTGA